In one Pirellulales bacterium genomic region, the following are encoded:
- the modA gene encoding molybdate ABC transporter substrate-binding protein, translated as MAKTTTSQGWGRDWTVGVRVWIERHGQAVLGQGRAELLDAIGRQQSITAAAKTVGISYRKAWTMIQEINQAAGEPLVKAAVGGTKGGGATLTPRGRFAVDVYGQLHQALHESAAGVLQRITNPRDNASPGVHLAAAISLQEVIGELLSEYALREPTVRVRVVYGASNELADHLLSGAPGDLFISAEACEITRLEEAGRLVARTRKVVASNGLAVIGPYGGTALKRPDDLLSKKIRRIALAEPACPLGGYSQVYLQGAGVYDALLPKVLYVDNSRAVLSAVAAGTADAGVAFSSDAQRAASSETKFLVPHSQAAAHYVAGIVQGGPQSKAARALLAFITSPAAGKCFRRHGFQPAQA; from the coding sequence CCGTGGGGGTGCGCGTGTGGATCGAACGACACGGGCAGGCCGTGCTGGGTCAGGGCCGGGCCGAATTGCTGGATGCGATTGGCCGGCAACAGAGCATTACCGCGGCCGCCAAAACGGTGGGCATTTCCTATCGCAAAGCCTGGACGATGATTCAAGAAATCAATCAGGCGGCGGGAGAACCCCTGGTAAAAGCGGCCGTGGGGGGCACGAAAGGAGGCGGCGCAACACTGACCCCGCGGGGCCGGTTTGCCGTGGACGTTTACGGGCAGCTTCACCAGGCCTTGCACGAAAGCGCGGCCGGCGTGCTACAGCGGATCACCAATCCGCGCGACAATGCCTCGCCCGGGGTTCATTTGGCGGCGGCAATCAGCCTGCAAGAAGTGATCGGTGAACTGTTGTCTGAATACGCGCTGCGGGAGCCGACGGTACGAGTGCGGGTGGTGTACGGCGCTTCGAACGAATTGGCCGATCATCTTCTCAGCGGCGCGCCGGGCGATTTATTTATTTCTGCGGAAGCTTGCGAAATCACTCGGTTGGAGGAAGCCGGCCGGCTGGTGGCGCGGACTCGAAAAGTGGTCGCGTCGAACGGTCTAGCGGTGATTGGACCATACGGGGGAACCGCGCTGAAACGGCCTGATGACTTATTGAGCAAAAAAATTCGACGCATCGCGCTGGCGGAGCCAGCGTGTCCGTTGGGGGGATACTCGCAGGTATATTTGCAGGGGGCTGGCGTCTACGATGCGCTGCTTCCCAAAGTGCTATACGTCGACAATTCCCGGGCGGTGTTGTCGGCGGTGGCTGCGGGAACGGCCGATGCCGGCGTGGCGTTTTCCAGCGACGCTCAACGAGCAGCTAGCAGCGAAACGAAGTTCCTGGTTCCTCATTCGCAGGCCGCCGCGCATTACGTGGCTGGCATTGTTCAGGGGGGCCCACAATCGAAGGCTGCGCGGGCGCTGTTGGCGTTCATTACTTCGCCCGCGGCGGGAAAATGTTTCCGCCGCCACGGATTCCAACCGGCACAAGCGTGA